DNA from Colletotrichum higginsianum IMI 349063 chromosome 7 map unlocalized unitig_7, whole genome shotgun sequence:
ATTATGGGCTTGATTAGACGCTGACAGTTGCAAGATTGCCGAGTTTGGACCCCCGGAGACCCTGGTTGTCACCCCTGACAAGATGCTGGCTCTGTATTCAAAGTACAGGATCGAGCCTGAGAAGTTTGAGTATGAAGGTGTGTTTGGTTTCTCAGATGACACTATCACGGGACTGACTTCCATCAGTGATCTTCAGATCACGTTCCGACGATGCGCTGAAGCGGATCGAGTTCCTGTACCAGGATTTGGACTGCCAGTACCACCTCGTCCAAGCTGCACCCAGATCCCATCCCCACGTTCCGGGTCTGACCCCCGTCGGCTTCGCCAAGTGGATGATCAGCAACATCCTCGCGTATCCCGATCCGGAAGCCAGGCGCCTACACGCCGTCATGTCCGCCCTGCCCGTCAACGCCGACGGACCTCTACTCGACGGCAAGCCCGAGAGGCTACCCAGACAGCTCTCCCGCCACCTCTTTCCAGAGTCCCACGACAGAAAGCtccgcaagatcctcgacgaggcggtgTGGGATTGTCTCGAGGACGTTGCGCCGCCCCTCCCGTCCATTCCGAGAGCCAGGCCCTTCGAGGCGAACACGCACACCCGGCGGTCCGGCGGTGAATCAAGGCGTCCCGCTCCCGTGCCATACCGCAAGACATACGACCGCGAAAGCTACCGCGTCGAGCCGCACCCCTCGAGGCTCCTCCGGGCCAACTCGGACGCGGGCGCCTCGCTGCCGAGACACCGCGacctccctcccccgccgaTGGGACGACACTCGGATCCCCCGAGACAACGCAGCCCATCCCCGACCAACCGGTACAGCGCCTCGCTGCCAACCATCTcgcagcaccaccaccaccaagccgggtctccgtcgtcttcgtcacaGCTCACCCCCGCGTACATCCGGGGAAGCGAGGCCAACTACGGCGTGTACCctggccgagacggccgcgACCAGGGTTTGAGGGACGAGTCGCCGCGGTCGCCGGGTCTCGGCAGACGTGGCGGCACCAGCTTGGGGTCCGACCGGGGCCCGACGTGGGAGGACGTGTACAGTCGTAAGGAGTcctcctccggcgggcgGGTGTCGTCTACCGACGCAGCATCGCATCGGTCGTCTCGTTGATGCGTTGCCGGGTTCCTATTCAGAATGATATAGTCGTAAGGGTGGGTATTTTGGCTGAAAGGTGGAAAAGGGGGATGCGGACATGTGATGTACGACTGTAACGATTTACGGCTTTATTCTGTTCTGCGAGTGGTGTCTTTTGTTTGGTTTTCGAGTCGGGCTGGCTATACTGCAAGAAAAAGCTCAAGTGGATGTAGTGATCAATCGTTCGAGCGGTCACAAATGCTACTACATTTAGAGGGGACAAAGGGGAACACTTGGTTATGCCAATGCTTCTATTTTAGTTTGCTTCAACTACATTCCGAACCTGTGCTGATCGATGGGACCCACGACGACTGTGATATCGTCCATTTCCTTTCTCATTACTCTCGAAATGATCTTGAAACTGTGGACTTACAAACCCCTCGCGCGCATTGTCATCACACACGGGCAGTAGGATTAtgctccttctcctgcttAAATTGCTCCCGATGATATGCAATATCCCCGGCAACTGGCACGGTCGGCGGGAACACGTCCCGGCGGAAGACGTACCTCTTCCAGAAGAAGACAAACTGCGCGAGCCCGTACCGCGCGAAACGCCTTAGCGGAACGCTGAAGACGgcgtccagctcctcgagcgtcttctccttggtctcgggcAGGAGAAACAGcacgaggaagaagccgacgatGTTCCAGCCGGCATACCACCCAAACGCGCCCGTCGGGGTGAAGGCCTCTTGCAGCGAGGGCCAGGTGACGGCGAGAACGAAATTGAAGAACCAGGTCGTGGCGGTGGCGAGGGACATTCCAATGGGGCGGATGTAGAGAGGATACGCCTCGGCCGAGTACGTGAAGGGCACGGGGCCCTCGCCCGGCGAGTAGACCATGCCAAAGAGGTAGATGCCCGTGGCGATGCAGGCGATCTTGGCGGGGTTCGTGGGGATGTAGAACGAGAATCcggtgaagaagaggcaAACGGCCATCAGCGGGAATGTCGTCAGGAGCAGGTTGCGCCGCCCAAAGGTGTCGATCGTGTAGAAGGCCGGAAGCGCGAAGAGCCAGTTGATGACGCCGAATCCGAGGGATGCCGATAAGGCGCTGACTTCTGAAAAGTCTGCCGACAGGAAGATCTCGGAGCTGTAGTAGGCTGCCTGATGTTAGCGGCGTATTGCAATGGGTCTTGTGGTATAGTGGTAGTAGGAGATATACATCTGTGAGTTGTATATCGAATACAGCATCTTCTGATGGGAACGCCACAATAGATTCTAGTATGCGATCATATGCACTTACCTATGACATTGACGCCACAAAATTGTTGCATAAACATGGCGACTTCGGACGCTATCATGGCGTTTCTATTCCTTCTAACGGCGAAAAATTCTTTTAGGCGATTCTGTTTACCAATGCCTTGAgactccttctcggcctgaAGGAGGGCATTGGCGTAGAAGAGGTCGCGGGCGGCTTGGACCTTTTCGAAGCGCAGCTGACACATGGCCTTGAAGGCATCCGAGTGGCGGTCCTGCGTCAGATACCATCGAGGAGACTCGGGGCACATGTAGCAGCATGCG
Protein-coding regions in this window:
- a CDS encoding Hexose transporter — its product is MVADPKREKVGDRPSADRAETEVSHMDHPGRFSEATAIDDEERRRLEASRKLENPLAGFTPEQLGQKGEYYCREHGIDGEEDIRAFRLGAMIAGNMNKYDTMTELTPQERAALDGETTHKWRNPKMLYGVVAVCSFCAVVQGMDETVVNGAQSFYKSQFGIGGKTERDTWLLGLTNSAPYLCCAVVGCWLTEPMNKAFGRRGTVFISCLISALACFWQAFTNTWWHMFIARFMLGFGIGPKSATTPIFAAECAPSRLRGALVMQWQMWTAFGIMLGYVADLAFYYVPDRGGIVGLNWRLMMGSAMIPAVLVCACCYMCPESPRWYLTQDRHSDAFKAMCQLRFEKVQAARDLFYANALLQAEKESQGIGKQNRLKEFFAVRRNRNAMIASEVAMFMQQFCGVNVIAYYSSEIFLSADFSEVSALSASLGFGVINWLFALPAFYTIDTFGRRNLLLTTFPLMAVCLFFTGFSFYIPTNPAKIACIATGIYLFGMVYSPGEGPVPFTYSAEAYPLYIRPIGMSLATATTWFFNFVLAVTWPSLQEAFTPTGAFGWYAGWNIVGFFLVLFLLPETKEKTLEELDAVFSVPLRRFARYGLAQFVFFWKRYVFRRDVFPPTVPVAGDIAYHREQFKQEKEHNPTARV